The Terriglobales bacterium genome contains a region encoding:
- the hemQ gene encoding hydrogen peroxide-dependent heme synthase — protein MSTARTARPQTATLPEVPLTIEGYSVLHQMMKFRWPAWRQVSAAEKREIVKEGGAVLESMEQNANGQSALFSLLGHKGDLMFVHFRESFAALNQAELALTRTRLSDFLEPASSYLSVIELGLYESSIKTYRSLVESGTEPHSEEWKRAIEETLARQREAMQPRLFPQMPPNRYICFYPMDRRRGEDKNWYTLDIEERQRQMNEHGLVGRRYAGEVKQIISGSIGFDDWEWGVTLFADEPLVFKRLIYEMRFDEVSAVYALFGTFYVGLRCAAGDLGKLLSVE, from the coding sequence ATGTCTACAGCACGTACGGCACGTCCACAAACCGCCACGCTTCCCGAAGTGCCTCTCACCATCGAGGGCTACAGCGTGCTTCACCAGATGATGAAGTTTCGCTGGCCCGCATGGCGGCAGGTGAGCGCTGCGGAGAAACGCGAGATCGTTAAAGAAGGCGGCGCTGTTCTCGAATCTATGGAGCAGAATGCCAACGGTCAGTCGGCGCTGTTCTCTCTGTTGGGACATAAGGGCGACCTGATGTTCGTCCACTTTCGGGAATCGTTTGCCGCGCTGAACCAGGCGGAGTTGGCACTGACGCGCACCAGGCTCAGCGATTTTCTGGAACCGGCTAGCTCCTACTTATCTGTTATTGAGCTTGGGTTGTACGAATCCAGCATCAAGACGTATCGCTCGCTCGTCGAGAGTGGCACGGAACCGCACTCCGAGGAATGGAAGCGCGCCATCGAAGAGACGCTCGCTCGCCAGCGAGAAGCGATGCAGCCGCGTCTCTTTCCGCAGATGCCGCCGAATCGATACATCTGTTTCTATCCAATGGATCGCCGTCGCGGGGAAGACAAAAACTGGTACACCCTCGACATCGAAGAACGCCAGCGACAGATGAACGAGCATGGCCTCGTGGGGCGACGCTACGCGGGTGAAGTGAAGCAGATTATTTCCGGTTCCATCGGGTTCGATGATTGGGAGTGGGGTGTGACGCTCTTCGCCGACGAGCCCCTCGTTTTCAAGCGGCTGATCTACGAAATGCGCTTCGATGAAGTAAGTGCAGTCTACGCGCTGTTTGGCACGTTCTATGTGGGCTTGCGCTGCGCTGCCGGGGATCTCGGCAAACTCCTTAGCGTTGAATAA
- a CDS encoding phosphoketolase family protein, which yields MPYAETIEERKTSTHPLTDEELQRMHAYWRAANYLTVGQIYLKDNPLLERPLTPDDIKPRLLGHWGTTAGLNFIYTHLNRLIVKNDLNMMYIIGPGHGGPGLAAHTYLEGSYTETYPAIEQNRYGLHRLFQQFSWPYGIPSHVAPEIPGSIHEGGELGYSLLHACGAAFDNPDLVVACIVGDGEAETGPCATSWHSNKFLNPVTDGAVLPILHLNGYKIANPTLLARIPENELLDLFRGYGYRPLLIAGNDPSEMHQLMAASLDEILADIHSIQQRARKQQNPQRPCWPMLILRTPKGWTGPKEVDGKPVEGTWRAHQVPVDDVRKNPAHLKILEDWMRSYKPEELFDKEGKIRDEITALAPKGRRRMGMNPHANGGLLLEPLTMPHFRDYAVKIERPGTVEAEATRVLGRFLRDVIKLNADKRNFRIMGPDETASNRLDAVFEVTGKVWEAAIEPVDVNLSRDGRVMEVLSEHMCEGWLEGYLLTGRHGLFNCYEAFIHIVDSMFNQHAKWLKTTRHLTWRKPIASLNYLLSSHVWRQDHNGFSHQDPGFIDHVSNKKAEIVRVYLPPDANTLLSVADHCLRSRNYVNLIVAGKQPAWVWLDMESAVRHCVTGLGVWDWASNDGGNPDVIMACAGDIPTLEALAAVTGLRKHVPDIRIRVVNVVDLMALQPYEEHPHGLQDEDFDAIFTTDKPVIFAYHGYPALIHKLTYRRHNHDNIHVRGYKEEGTTTTPFDMVVINNLDRFQLELDAIRRIPRLAHLVPQATERYYEQMQRHKIYVSEHGEDLPEVRDWKWNL from the coding sequence ATGCCATACGCGGAGACGATAGAAGAGCGCAAGACTTCGACCCATCCCCTCACTGACGAGGAACTCCAGCGGATGCACGCATATTGGCGCGCGGCAAATTACCTCACAGTCGGGCAAATCTATCTGAAGGACAATCCCCTGCTCGAGCGGCCGCTCACGCCAGACGACATCAAGCCGCGCCTATTGGGTCATTGGGGCACCACAGCCGGTTTGAATTTCATTTACACGCACTTGAATCGGCTGATCGTCAAGAACGATCTCAACATGATGTACATCATCGGTCCCGGGCATGGTGGACCCGGCCTGGCGGCCCATACCTATCTCGAGGGCTCTTACACGGAGACTTATCCGGCGATTGAGCAGAATCGCTATGGATTGCATCGATTGTTTCAACAGTTTTCCTGGCCGTATGGAATTCCCAGTCACGTTGCGCCGGAGATTCCCGGATCGATACATGAGGGTGGAGAACTGGGCTATTCACTGCTCCACGCCTGCGGAGCTGCATTCGACAATCCCGATCTCGTTGTAGCTTGCATTGTGGGTGACGGTGAAGCAGAGACCGGCCCCTGCGCAACCAGTTGGCATTCGAACAAGTTTCTCAATCCGGTGACGGACGGAGCCGTGTTGCCGATCCTGCATCTGAACGGCTACAAGATCGCGAATCCGACGCTGCTTGCCCGCATTCCCGAAAACGAACTGCTCGATTTGTTTCGCGGATATGGTTATCGTCCGCTGCTCATTGCTGGAAACGATCCTTCGGAGATGCATCAGCTCATGGCGGCGAGTCTGGACGAGATTCTGGCCGACATTCATTCCATCCAGCAGCGCGCGCGTAAACAGCAGAATCCCCAGCGTCCATGCTGGCCCATGCTGATTCTCAGGACGCCCAAGGGGTGGACTGGTCCGAAAGAGGTGGATGGCAAGCCAGTGGAGGGAACATGGCGCGCGCACCAGGTGCCGGTCGACGATGTGCGCAAGAATCCTGCGCACCTCAAGATTCTTGAAGACTGGATGCGAAGCTATAAGCCGGAAGAACTCTTCGACAAAGAGGGCAAGATTCGCGACGAAATCACCGCGCTCGCTCCTAAGGGCAGGCGCCGCATGGGCATGAATCCTCACGCGAATGGCGGACTGCTGCTGGAGCCGCTCACCATGCCGCATTTTCGCGATTACGCGGTGAAGATCGAACGTCCTGGCACCGTTGAAGCCGAGGCCACGCGAGTGCTTGGACGCTTCCTGCGCGATGTGATAAAGCTCAACGCCGATAAGCGGAATTTCCGCATCATGGGGCCGGATGAGACTGCGTCGAATCGTCTTGATGCTGTCTTCGAGGTCACCGGGAAGGTATGGGAGGCGGCGATCGAACCTGTGGACGTGAATCTGTCGCGCGATGGGCGCGTGATGGAGGTCTTGAGCGAGCACATGTGCGAGGGCTGGCTCGAAGGGTATCTGCTCACCGGACGCCACGGATTATTCAACTGCTATGAAGCTTTCATTCACATCGTGGACTCGATGTTCAATCAGCACGCGAAATGGCTGAAGACAACGCGACATCTCACTTGGCGAAAGCCGATTGCTTCGTTGAACTACTTGCTCAGCTCGCATGTGTGGAGGCAAGACCACAACGGTTTCTCCCATCAGGATCCGGGCTTCATCGATCATGTGTCGAACAAGAAGGCGGAGATTGTGCGAGTGTATCTGCCTCCGGATGCGAACACGCTGCTCTCAGTCGCGGATCACTGCCTGCGTTCCCGCAACTATGTGAATCTCATCGTTGCCGGCAAGCAGCCTGCATGGGTGTGGCTCGATATGGAATCTGCTGTTCGGCATTGCGTGACAGGACTGGGAGTCTGGGATTGGGCCAGTAATGATGGGGGGAATCCCGACGTCATCATGGCGTGTGCGGGAGATATCCCGACACTGGAGGCCCTTGCAGCGGTCACCGGTCTGCGAAAGCACGTTCCTGACATTCGGATTCGTGTCGTGAACGTGGTAGACCTGATGGCACTGCAGCCGTACGAAGAGCATCCACATGGATTGCAGGACGAGGATTTCGACGCCATCTTCACCACAGATAAGCCCGTGATCTTTGCCTATCACGGCTATCCGGCTTTGATTCACAAGTTGACATACCGTCGCCACAATCACGACAACATCCACGTGCGCGGCTATAAAGAAGAGGGGACCACGACCACTCCGTTCGATATGGTGGTGATCAACAATCTCGATCGCTTCCAACTCGAACTGGATGCCATTCGCCGGATTCCGCGGCTTGCTCATCTTGTCCCGCAAGCCACGGAGCGCTATTACGAGCAAATGCAGCGCCACAAGATTTACGTATCCGAGCATGGCGAGGACCTGCCTGAGGTAAGAGATTGGAAGTGGAATTTGTAG
- a CDS encoding MdtA/MuxA family multidrug efflux RND transporter periplasmic adaptor subunit produces MAQPLITPPPDLHEVEIPPQRGSGRKTATWIIVIFVVIVVGLLGIRALHKAPDPGAARGQGRGGADASRPIPVSVAPVQQRDIPVYLEGLGNVQAYYTVTIHSRVDGQLMQVHFREGQHVRKGDELALIDPRPYEVQVAQAEATKYKDQANLENAQRDLERYADLYKQGVIAQQQYNTQQSVVAQQEGLVRADDAQINNAKLNLTYCHIKAPIDGQVGLRLVDPGNMVHASDPNGMLVITQLQPISVLFTLPEDNLQMVMQHMKGRPLEVQAWNRDDTQQIADGRLETIDNQIDPNTGTFRLKAVFDNRDSALYPNQFVNARLQVYTRQNAITLQSTAVQRGSQGTYVYVLKQDNTVESRPIKVALTEGLIAVIDSGVRPGEQAVTDGQEKLQPGSRVDVQVPGQQPGQSPPSSRPPGGGRRAGHGA; encoded by the coding sequence ATGGCACAACCACTGATAACTCCACCACCCGATCTGCACGAAGTGGAAATTCCACCGCAGCGCGGCTCCGGCCGTAAGACTGCCACTTGGATCATCGTCATTTTCGTCGTCATTGTAGTTGGGCTCCTCGGCATTCGCGCTTTACACAAGGCACCGGATCCGGGCGCAGCAAGAGGGCAGGGTCGAGGCGGAGCAGATGCGAGTCGGCCTATTCCTGTGTCAGTTGCCCCGGTGCAACAACGCGACATTCCCGTTTATCTCGAAGGGTTGGGGAACGTTCAGGCTTACTACACTGTCACGATTCATAGTCGCGTCGATGGACAGTTGATGCAAGTTCATTTTCGGGAGGGTCAGCACGTTCGCAAGGGCGATGAACTCGCTCTGATTGACCCGCGGCCCTACGAGGTCCAGGTTGCTCAGGCGGAGGCGACAAAGTACAAAGATCAGGCGAATCTTGAAAACGCGCAGCGTGATTTGGAGCGCTATGCCGATCTTTACAAGCAAGGAGTGATCGCCCAACAGCAATACAACACTCAGCAATCCGTGGTTGCGCAACAAGAGGGCCTGGTACGTGCTGACGATGCCCAGATCAACAATGCCAAGCTGAACCTCACGTACTGCCACATCAAAGCTCCGATCGATGGACAAGTGGGATTGCGGCTGGTGGATCCAGGCAATATGGTTCATGCTTCCGATCCGAATGGAATGCTGGTGATTACTCAGCTCCAGCCCATTTCGGTTCTGTTCACTTTGCCCGAAGACAACTTACAGATGGTGATGCAGCACATGAAGGGTCGCCCCCTGGAAGTACAAGCGTGGAACCGCGATGACACGCAGCAGATCGCCGACGGCCGCCTCGAAACAATCGATAACCAGATTGATCCCAACACGGGAACCTTCCGTCTGAAGGCAGTGTTCGATAATCGCGATAGCGCCTTATATCCGAATCAGTTTGTGAACGCACGCCTGCAGGTATACACGCGCCAGAATGCGATCACCCTCCAGTCGACCGCTGTGCAGCGAGGTTCGCAGGGCACATACGTGTATGTGTTGAAACAAGATAACACCGTAGAATCACGGCCCATCAAGGTTGCGTTGACTGAAGGACTCATTGCTGTCATTGACTCCGGCGTGAGGCCGGGAGAACAAGCGGTTACGGATGGGCAAGAGAAGTTGCAACCCGGTAGCCGGGTGGACGTTCAGGTTCCAGGGCAGCAGCCAGGGCAATCTCCTCCTTCGAGTCGTCCGCCAGGAGGGGGCCGGCGTGCCGGTCATGGAGCATGA
- a CDS encoding multidrug efflux RND transporter permease subunit — MSISTPFIRRPVGTSLLSLAVLLAGALAYSKLPVAPLPEVEFPTISVSASLPGASPETMASAVATPLERQFGRIAGVTQMTSSSGLGQTGITLQFDLTRNIDAAARDVQAAINAARGQLPPNLPSNPNWRKVNPADAPIMIVALTSDIQTQPQMYDIADSVLAQKISQVQGVGNVFVGGSSRPAVRAEVNPLRTSKLNVGLDAVRTAINSANAHSAKGQISGVQNTWSIDTNDQIFKANEYQNLIVTSRSGTPVFLHEVADVRDSVENTQNAGLANGKPAVLLVISRQPGANIIGAVDRVRELLPQLQASVPPTVKLQVVMDRTTTIRASVTDVQRTLVISVGLVVLVVFLFLRSGWATVIPSVAVPLSLIGTFGVMYLAGYTLDNLSLMALTISTGFVVDDAIVVIENITRHLEAGMKPMAAALLGAKEIGFTVLSMSTSLIAVFIPILAMGGIVGRLFREFAVTLSVAVLLSLVFSLTTTPMMCARFLRSEHGREHGRLYNAGERAFNWLHDGYRHSLEWVLDHQPLVLVITLLTISLNIYLYYIIPKGFFPQQDTGRISGGMLGQQDVSFEAMKGKLQILNSIVLKDPAVDTAISFTGGGGRGGGTNSANMFIQLKPLGKGRKESAFDVVNRLRPKLSRIPGAQLFMVPVQDVNIGGRGSNSQFQYTLQGDNLQDLLQWAPQLSDKMRQMPELRDVASDQQNHGLEVTVVIDRETASRLGITPAQIDNTLYDAFGQRQVSVMYSGINQYHVVMEVDPKFSQGPEALRSIYVHSRNGTEVPLSAFAHFQPTETAIAVAHQGQFPAVTISFNLAPNVSLDRAEAAVEDAVRTMGMPSTIHGGFQGTAQAFQASLQSEPILILTALAAVYIVLGMLYESVVHPITILSTLPSAGVGALIFLLLTNTEFTVIAMIGIILLIGIVKKNAIMMIDFALQSEREGGKSPEHAVREACLLRFRPIMMTTMAAMFGALPLAIGAGTGSELRRPLGIAIVGGLLVSQMLTLFTTPVIYLYLDRFRLRFARRPKLGPRRVQPTAGD, encoded by the coding sequence ATGAGTATTTCGACTCCATTTATCCGCAGACCAGTCGGCACTTCGTTGCTGAGTCTTGCCGTTTTGCTCGCGGGGGCCCTCGCGTATAGCAAGCTGCCAGTGGCTCCGCTTCCCGAAGTGGAATTCCCCACGATTTCGGTGAGCGCCAGCTTGCCTGGAGCAAGTCCTGAGACTATGGCGTCGGCGGTAGCAACACCCCTCGAACGGCAATTCGGACGCATCGCTGGCGTTACTCAAATGACTTCTTCGAGCGGTCTGGGGCAAACTGGCATCACGTTGCAGTTCGACCTTACCCGAAATATCGACGCCGCAGCACGCGACGTTCAAGCCGCCATCAACGCCGCGCGCGGACAGTTGCCTCCGAATCTTCCGAGCAATCCTAACTGGCGCAAGGTGAATCCAGCCGACGCGCCGATCATGATCGTTGCGTTGACTTCCGACATACAAACGCAACCGCAGATGTACGACATCGCCGATTCAGTGCTTGCACAGAAGATTTCGCAGGTGCAGGGCGTCGGCAATGTCTTCGTTGGTGGAAGTTCTCGGCCGGCAGTACGCGCTGAAGTGAATCCTTTACGTACCAGCAAGCTCAACGTCGGCTTAGACGCCGTGCGCACAGCCATCAACTCGGCGAACGCGCATTCCGCTAAGGGTCAGATAAGCGGTGTCCAGAACACCTGGAGCATCGATACCAACGACCAGATATTCAAAGCGAACGAATATCAGAACTTGATCGTGACCTCCAGAAGCGGAACTCCAGTGTTTTTGCACGAAGTTGCTGATGTTCGCGACTCCGTTGAGAACACTCAGAATGCGGGTCTCGCAAATGGGAAGCCCGCCGTGCTGCTGGTGATTTCGCGGCAGCCTGGGGCGAACATTATCGGGGCTGTGGACCGAGTTCGTGAGCTACTGCCGCAATTGCAAGCTAGCGTGCCGCCGACGGTAAAGCTACAGGTTGTCATGGATCGCACAACCACCATCCGAGCCTCCGTTACTGATGTCCAGCGCACGCTGGTGATCTCTGTGGGCTTAGTCGTGCTTGTTGTCTTCTTGTTCCTACGCAGCGGGTGGGCCACGGTCATTCCGAGCGTTGCTGTCCCGCTGTCTTTAATTGGAACCTTCGGAGTGATGTATCTCGCCGGCTATACCCTCGACAATCTGTCGTTAATGGCGTTGACGATCTCCACTGGATTCGTCGTGGACGATGCCATCGTGGTAATCGAGAACATCACCCGGCATCTCGAAGCGGGCATGAAGCCCATGGCCGCGGCATTGCTGGGAGCGAAAGAAATTGGTTTTACCGTGCTCTCAATGAGCACCTCACTCATCGCCGTGTTCATTCCCATTTTGGCTATGGGCGGTATCGTGGGCCGGCTGTTTCGTGAGTTCGCTGTCACGCTCAGTGTGGCTGTGCTGCTGTCGCTCGTATTTTCGCTGACCACCACGCCCATGATGTGTGCCAGATTCCTGCGCTCCGAGCATGGCCGGGAGCACGGGCGGCTGTACAACGCAGGTGAGCGTGCCTTCAATTGGTTGCATGACGGATACCGGCATTCACTCGAGTGGGTACTAGACCATCAGCCGCTGGTCTTAGTAATCACACTTCTTACCATTTCGCTGAATATCTACCTTTACTACATCATCCCGAAAGGATTTTTCCCGCAACAGGACACCGGCCGAATCTCCGGCGGTATGCTTGGCCAACAGGACGTCTCATTCGAGGCGATGAAGGGCAAGCTGCAAATCCTGAACAGCATTGTGCTGAAAGACCCCGCAGTCGACACCGCGATCAGCTTCACTGGCGGCGGAGGGCGCGGGGGAGGCACGAACTCTGCCAACATGTTCATCCAACTCAAACCGCTCGGCAAAGGAAGGAAAGAGTCGGCTTTCGACGTTGTGAACCGATTGCGCCCTAAACTTTCAAGGATTCCCGGCGCACAACTGTTCATGGTTCCAGTGCAGGACGTGAATATCGGCGGGCGTGGAAGCAATTCGCAATTCCAGTACACGCTTCAGGGCGACAACCTTCAGGACCTGCTGCAATGGGCACCCCAACTCAGCGATAAGATGCGCCAGATGCCGGAGCTGCGTGACGTCGCCAGCGACCAGCAGAATCATGGCCTCGAAGTCACCGTGGTAATCGATCGTGAGACAGCATCGCGTCTCGGAATCACGCCTGCGCAGATCGACAACACGCTCTATGACGCCTTCGGTCAGCGCCAGGTCTCTGTTATGTATAGCGGTATCAATCAGTATCACGTGGTGATGGAGGTCGATCCGAAGTTCAGCCAGGGGCCAGAGGCGCTTAGGAGTATCTACGTGCATTCCCGGAACGGGACTGAGGTCCCGCTTAGCGCGTTTGCGCATTTTCAGCCTACGGAAACCGCAATTGCCGTCGCCCACCAGGGCCAGTTTCCGGCTGTAACCATCTCCTTCAACTTGGCTCCCAATGTTTCGCTCGACAGAGCAGAGGCAGCGGTTGAGGATGCAGTCCGCACGATGGGCATGCCTTCCACCATTCACGGTGGATTTCAAGGTACGGCACAAGCCTTTCAGGCGTCCTTACAGAGCGAGCCTATTCTCATCCTTACTGCCCTTGCCGCAGTGTACATTGTCCTGGGAATGCTTTATGAAAGCGTTGTTCATCCCATCACCATTTTGTCGACCTTACCCTCAGCCGGAGTTGGTGCGTTAATCTTCCTACTCTTGACCAACACGGAATTCACGGTCATTGCGATGATCGGCATCATCCTGCTGATTGGTATCGTGAAGAAGAACGCCATCATGATGATCGACTTCGCGCTCCAGAGCGAGCGCGAAGGCGGCAAATCACCTGAACACGCTGTGCGCGAGGCCTGTTTGTTGCGCTTTCGCCCTATCATGATGACCACCATGGCGGCCATGTTTGGCGCACTTCCGCTGGCGATTGGTGCCGGAACGGGAAGCGAACTTCGCCGTCCTCTGGGTATCGCCATCGTAGGTGGTTTGCTCGTCAGCCAGATGCTGACACTGTTCACCACACCTGTGATTTACCTCTATCTCGACCGTTTCCGCCTACGCTTCGCTCGCAGACCCAAGCTCGGCCCGCGTCGAGTGCAGCCTACGGCAGGAGATTAG
- a CDS encoding efflux RND transporter permease subunit — translation MNPSRIFILRPVATSLLMVGILLAGMVAFRQLPVSALPQVDYPTIQILTFYPGASPDVMTSSVTAPMERQFGEIPGLNQMTSVSSYGGSLITLQFDLQQNIDVAEQEVQAAINASGTYLPRDLPNPPIYSKVNPADSPIVTLALTSDQLPLSKVEDLADTTLAQKISQLPGVGLVTISGGQKPAVRIQANPTALASYGLSLEDLRSGLAAANTDQAKGNIQGPHQSFSIGANDQIYSSDDYKPIIIAYQGGAPVRVQDVANVIDGVENVQQSAWMNKSPAVIVNVQRQPGANIINVVDRIVKLLPQLNAALPPTVKVTVLTDRTVTIRASVLDVELELLLTIALVVMVIFIFLRHVAATIIPSVAVPLSIVGTFGVMYLLGYSLDNLSLMALTISTGFVVDDAIVMIENIDRFIEEGHPPLEAALMGSKQIGFTIVSLTVSLIAVLIPLLFMGDIVGRLFREFAVTLSVTILVSAFVSLTLTPMMSARLLKKADKQHDTWFARGSERAFNWLRDTYATTLRFVLQHQPTTLLVTIGTLALTIFLFIIVPKGFFPVQDTGVILGITEAPESASFQWVADRQQQVADVVLKDPDVESLSSFIGVDGTNMTPNVGRIQINLKPRDQRSASASEIIRRLQPHVSQIPGMILYMQPVQDITVENRISRTQYQYTLESANAKDLAEYVPRLLQRLQQIPQLRDVASDQGSGSLEADLVVDRNTASRLGVTPQMIDDTLYDAFGQRLISTIFTQLNQYHVVLEVAPDHRLTPNDLNDIYVHASPGGPPPATSGGGVGGPSVGSAAASQNSSGSSAGGSTQASTGTGSTPVASVASGRSQIIPLSAFAQIETTTTPVAIYHQGQFPVATISFNLAPGASLGEATKLIDAARAEIGMPASIHPSFQGTAAVFQSSLANEPYLVLAALITVYIVLGVLYESYIHPLTILSTLPSAGVGALLALLLFRLEFGVVALIGIILLIGIVQKNAIMMIDFALEAERDQGKPPQEAIYQACLLRLRPILMTTFAAMFGGLPLALGSGTGSELRRPLGVTIVGGLLVSQVLTLYTTPVVYLFFDRMARRLSRFRINEIVEEPVGAD, via the coding sequence ATGAATCCGTCTCGCATTTTTATTCTGCGGCCGGTTGCCACGTCGCTATTGATGGTAGGCATCCTGCTGGCTGGCATGGTGGCCTTCCGACAGCTACCGGTATCTGCGCTGCCGCAGGTTGACTATCCGACAATCCAAATTCTGACGTTTTATCCGGGTGCAAGTCCGGATGTGATGACGTCGTCTGTGACCGCTCCCATGGAGCGTCAATTCGGGGAGATTCCCGGATTGAACCAGATGACATCCGTCAGCTCCTATGGCGGCTCGCTCATCACCCTGCAGTTCGATCTACAGCAGAATATCGACGTCGCGGAACAAGAAGTACAGGCCGCGATCAACGCGTCGGGAACGTATCTGCCACGCGATCTGCCGAACCCTCCCATTTACAGCAAGGTAAACCCCGCCGACTCCCCGATCGTGACCCTGGCACTCACCTCAGATCAACTGCCGCTGAGCAAGGTCGAAGACCTGGCCGATACGACCTTGGCGCAGAAGATTTCGCAGCTTCCCGGAGTGGGACTCGTCACGATCAGCGGCGGTCAAAAGCCCGCGGTGCGGATTCAGGCGAACCCCACAGCGCTGGCTTCCTATGGTCTCAGTCTCGAGGATCTGCGCAGCGGATTGGCTGCTGCCAATACCGATCAGGCCAAAGGCAACATCCAGGGTCCGCATCAGTCATTCAGCATCGGGGCCAACGACCAGATCTACTCCAGCGACGACTACAAGCCGATCATCATTGCGTACCAGGGCGGCGCGCCGGTCCGTGTACAGGATGTTGCCAACGTTATCGATGGTGTTGAGAACGTGCAACAGTCCGCCTGGATGAATAAGAGTCCGGCAGTGATCGTCAATGTTCAACGCCAGCCTGGGGCGAACATCATCAACGTTGTGGACCGGATCGTGAAGCTCCTTCCGCAACTCAACGCCGCGCTGCCCCCGACGGTTAAGGTCACGGTGCTGACAGATCGAACCGTCACCATTCGGGCTTCTGTACTAGATGTTGAGCTCGAACTGCTCCTCACCATTGCCCTCGTCGTAATGGTGATCTTTATCTTCCTGCGCCACGTTGCGGCAACGATCATTCCCAGTGTGGCAGTGCCGCTCTCGATCGTCGGCACGTTTGGCGTGATGTACCTGCTCGGCTACTCGCTCGACAATCTGTCCCTGATGGCGCTAACGATCTCAACCGGATTCGTCGTGGATGACGCCATCGTAATGATCGAGAACATCGATCGTTTCATCGAAGAAGGACACCCGCCGCTTGAAGCCGCGCTCATGGGATCGAAGCAGATCGGCTTCACCATTGTGTCGTTAACCGTTTCTCTCATTGCCGTCCTCATCCCGCTCCTCTTTATGGGAGACATCGTTGGGCGCCTCTTCCGGGAGTTCGCCGTAACCCTGAGCGTCACAATCCTGGTGTCGGCGTTTGTCTCGCTGACTCTGACGCCTATGATGTCGGCGCGGCTGCTAAAGAAAGCAGACAAGCAGCACGATACCTGGTTCGCGCGTGGTTCGGAACGTGCCTTCAACTGGCTCCGGGATACCTACGCGACTACGCTGCGATTCGTTCTGCAGCATCAGCCGACTACTTTGCTGGTGACAATAGGCACGCTAGCGCTGACTATTTTCCTGTTCATCATTGTTCCGAAAGGGTTTTTCCCAGTTCAGGACACAGGCGTGATTCTCGGAATTACTGAGGCTCCAGAGAGCGCGTCATTCCAATGGGTGGCAGACCGGCAGCAGCAGGTTGCAGATGTAGTGCTGAAGGATCCCGATGTCGAGAGCCTTTCTTCATTCATCGGCGTTGATGGCACGAATATGACGCCCAACGTTGGCCGTATTCAGATCAACCTGAAGCCGCGAGACCAACGCAGCGCGAGCGCCTCCGAGATTATTCGTCGCCTGCAGCCTCACGTGAGCCAGATTCCTGGAATGATCCTGTACATGCAGCCCGTCCAGGACATCACGGTCGAAAATCGCATCAGCCGCACTCAATATCAGTACACGCTGGAGAGCGCAAATGCGAAGGACTTGGCTGAATACGTGCCCAGACTCCTGCAGCGGTTGCAGCAAATTCCGCAATTGCGAGATGTAGCCAGCGATCAAGGCTCCGGCAGTCTGGAGGCTGATCTGGTTGTGGATCGCAACACGGCATCGCGACTTGGCGTCACGCCGCAGATGATCGACGACACTCTGTACGACGCCTTCGGGCAGAGGTTAATTTCAACCATCTTCACGCAGCTCAACCAGTATCACGTGGTGCTCGAGGTTGCTCCAGACCATCGATTGACCCCAAATGACCTCAACGACATCTACGTGCACGCTTCCCCAGGCGGTCCTCCACCGGCGACTAGCGGCGGAGGAGTTGGGGGTCCGTCAGTTGGCTCGGCGGCGGCGAGTCAGAATTCGAGTGGATCATCTGCGGGAGGTTCGACGCAGGCCAGTACTGGTACGGGGAGTACTCCGGTTGCGAGCGTTGCAAGTGGGAGATCGCAAATCATTCCGCTCAGCGCATTCGCTCAAATCGAAACCACGACCACTCCGGTGGCGATCTACCATCAGGGCCAATTCCCAGTAGCAACTATTTCGTTCAATCTGGCTCCGGGGGCGTCGTTGGGCGAGGCCACGAAACTGATTGACGCGGCGCGCGCCGAGATTGGGATGCCGGCAAGTATTCATCCGAGCTTCCAGGGCACGGCTGCGGTCTTCCAGAGCTCGTTGGCCAATGAGCCGTATCTCGTGCTGGCGGCGCTCATTACGGTTTACATCGTGCTCGGCGTCTTATACGAGAGCTACATTCATCCGCTCACGATCCTTTCGACGCTGCCATCGGCTGGCGTGGGAGCGCTCCTCGCTCTCTTGTTATTCCGGCTTGAATTCGGAGTGGTTGCCCTTATTGGAATCATCCTTCTGATCGGCATCGTGCAGAAGAACGCCATCATGATGATCGACTTTGCGCTCGAAGCCGAACGCGATCAGGGTAAGCCCCCGCAAGAAGCTATTTATCAGGCTTGCTTGCTGCGCCTCCGACCAATTCTGATGACAACCTTTGCTGCCATGTTCGGTGGACTGCCGCTGGCACTCGGCTCCGGAACGGGATCGGAACTGCGGAGGCCGCTTGGCGTGACCATCGTCGGTGGGTTGCTAGTGAGCCAGGTCCTCACGCTCTACACAACTCCGGTCGTGTACCTGTTCTTTGATCGCATGGCACGACGGCTGAGCCGCTTCAGGATCAATGAGATCGTTGAGGAACCAGTGGGCGCAGATTGA